A single window of Zea mays cultivar B73 chromosome 10, Zm-B73-REFERENCE-NAM-5.0, whole genome shotgun sequence DNA harbors:
- the LOC100272875 gene encoding uncharacterized protein isoform X1, producing MLRGAVVGSDGADLRRRQVRGPSGAAGRSILAAKFGTKFVSAASILRSGCGINAKIPGLLKIRYIGQTTVGSAAIFGLFLGAGSLIHCGKSY from the exons ATGCTCCGAGGAGCTGTGGTTGGCAGCGACGGGGCTGATCTACGCCGCCGCCAGGTGCGGGGACCTTCCGGAGCTGCAGGTCGGAGTATTCTTGCCGCCAAGTTTGGCACGAAGTTCGTCTCCGCGGCGTCCATCCTCCGCAGCGGATGCGGGATCAACGCCAAG ATCCCTGGATTGCTAAAGATCAGATACATTGGGCAAACCACCGTTGGCAGCGCTGCgatttttgggcttttcttggggGCTGGGAGCTTGATTCACTGTGGAAAATCCTACTAG